The proteins below are encoded in one region of Pan paniscus chromosome 4, NHGRI_mPanPan1-v2.0_pri, whole genome shotgun sequence:
- the RAD1 gene encoding cell cycle checkpoint protein RAD1 isoform X1, giving the protein MPLLTQQIQDEDDQYSLVASLDNVRNLSTILKAIHFREHATCFATKNGIKVTVENAKCVQANAFIQAGIFQEFKVQEESVTFRINLTVLLDCLSIFGSSPMPGTLTALRMCYQGYGYPLMLFLEEGGVVTVCKINTQEPEETLDFDFCSTNVINKIILQSEGLREAFSELDMTSEVLQITMSPDKPYFRLSTFGNAGSSHLDYPKDSDLMEAFHCNQTQVNRYKISLLKPSTKALVLSCKMEFCSRHPVWTAMAQSWLTATSTSQVQVIFLPQPPKHLGLQAPTTMPSLIFVFLVESRVGQAGLGTRDLRVSLSHPGWSAVAQSRLTAASTSWAQAICLPLPPRVLGLQAMSHHTWPLIIFLITFAFL; this is encoded by the exons ATGCCCCTTCTCACCCAACAGATCCAAGACGAGGATGATCAGTACAGCCTTGTGGCCAGCCTTGACAACGTTAGGAATCTCTCCACTATCTTGAAAGCTATTCATTTCCGAGAACATGCCACGTGTTTCGCAACTAAAAATGGTATCAAAGTAACAGTGGAAAATGCAAAGTGTGTGCAAGCAAATGCTTTTATTCAG GCTGGAATATTTCAGGAGTTTAAAGTTCAGGAAGAGTCTGTTACTTTTCGAATTAATTTAACTGTCCTTTTAGACTGTTTATCTATTTTTGGATCAAGTCCTATGCCAG GGACTTTAACTGCACTTCGGATGTGTTACCAAGGTTATGGTTACCCTTTGATGCTGTTCCTGGAAGAAGGAGGAGTGGTGACAGTCTGCAAAATCAATACACAGGAACCTGAGGAGACCCTGGACTTTGATTTCTGCAGCACCaatgttattaataaaattattctgcAGTCAGAGGGGCTCCGTGAAGCATTTTCTGAATTGGATATGACGAGTGAAGTCTTACAAATTACCATGTCTCCTGACAAGCCTTATTTCAG GTTATCTACTTTTGGAAATGCAGGAAGTTCCCACCTTGACTATCCCAAAGATTCTGATTTGATGGAAGCATTTCATTGTAATCAGACCCAAGTCAACAG aTACAAGATTTCCTTACTGAAACCCTCTACAAAGGCATTAGTCCTATCTTGTAAG atggagttttgctctcgtcacCCAGtttggactgcaatggcacaatcttggctcactgcaacctccacctcccaggttcaagtgattttcctgcctcagcctcccaagcacctgggattacaggcacccaccaccatgcccagcttaatttttgtatttttggtagagagccgtgttggccaggctggtcttggaactcgtgacctcag ggtctcactttctcatccaggctggagtgcagtggcacaatctcggctcactgcagcctcgacctcctgggctcaagcaatctgccttcctctgcctcccagagtgctaggattacaggcaatgagccaccacacttggccccttATCATTTTCTTAATAACCTTTGCCTTTCTCTAG
- the RAD1 gene encoding cell cycle checkpoint protein RAD1 isoform X4 produces MPLLTQQIQDEDDQYSLVASLDNVRNLSTILKAIHFREHATCFATKNGIKVTVENAKCVQANAFIQAGIFQEFKVQEESVTFRINLTVLLDCLSIFGSSPMPGTLTALRMCYQGYGYPLMLFLEEGGVVTVCKINTQEPEETLDFDFCSTNVINKIILQSEGLREAFSELDMTSEVLQITMSPDKPYFRLSTFGNAGSSHLDYPKDSDLMEAFHCNQTQVNRYKISLLKPSTKALVLSCKVSIRTDNRGFLSLQYMIRNEDGQICFVEYYCCPDEEVPESES; encoded by the exons ATGCCCCTTCTCACCCAACAGATCCAAGACGAGGATGATCAGTACAGCCTTGTGGCCAGCCTTGACAACGTTAGGAATCTCTCCACTATCTTGAAAGCTATTCATTTCCGAGAACATGCCACGTGTTTCGCAACTAAAAATGGTATCAAAGTAACAGTGGAAAATGCAAAGTGTGTGCAAGCAAATGCTTTTATTCAG GCTGGAATATTTCAGGAGTTTAAAGTTCAGGAAGAGTCTGTTACTTTTCGAATTAATTTAACTGTCCTTTTAGACTGTTTATCTATTTTTGGATCAAGTCCTATGCCAG GGACTTTAACTGCACTTCGGATGTGTTACCAAGGTTATGGTTACCCTTTGATGCTGTTCCTGGAAGAAGGAGGAGTGGTGACAGTCTGCAAAATCAATACACAGGAACCTGAGGAGACCCTGGACTTTGATTTCTGCAGCACCaatgttattaataaaattattctgcAGTCAGAGGGGCTCCGTGAAGCATTTTCTGAATTGGATATGACGAGTGAAGTCTTACAAATTACCATGTCTCCTGACAAGCCTTATTTCAG GTTATCTACTTTTGGAAATGCAGGAAGTTCCCACCTTGACTATCCCAAAGATTCTGATTTGATGGAAGCATTTCATTGTAATCAGACCCAAGTCAACAG aTACAAGATTTCCTTACTGAAACCCTCTACAAAGGCATTAGTCCTATCTTGTAAGGTATCTATTCGGACAGATAACAGAGGCTTCCTTTCATTACAGTATATGATTAGAAATGAAGATGGACAAATATGTTTTGTGGAATATTACTGCTGCCCTGATGAAGAAGTTCCTGAATCTGAGTCTTGA
- the RAD1 gene encoding cell cycle checkpoint protein RAD1 isoform X3 yields MPLLTQQIQDEDDQYSLVASLDNVRNLSTILKAIHFREHATCFATKNGIKVTVENAKCVQANAFIQAGIFQEFKVQEESVTFRINLTVLLDCLSIFGSSPMPGTLTALRMCYQGYGYPLMLFLEEGGVVTVCKINTQEPEETLDFDFCSTNVINKIILQSEGLREAFSELDMTSEVLQITMSPDKPYFRLSTFGNAGSSHLDYPKDSDLMEAFHCNQTQVNRYKISLLKPSTKALVLSCKGLTFSSRLECSGTISAHCSLDLLGSSNLPSSASQSARITGNEPPHLAPYHFLNNLCLSLVYLL; encoded by the exons ATGCCCCTTCTCACCCAACAGATCCAAGACGAGGATGATCAGTACAGCCTTGTGGCCAGCCTTGACAACGTTAGGAATCTCTCCACTATCTTGAAAGCTATTCATTTCCGAGAACATGCCACGTGTTTCGCAACTAAAAATGGTATCAAAGTAACAGTGGAAAATGCAAAGTGTGTGCAAGCAAATGCTTTTATTCAG GCTGGAATATTTCAGGAGTTTAAAGTTCAGGAAGAGTCTGTTACTTTTCGAATTAATTTAACTGTCCTTTTAGACTGTTTATCTATTTTTGGATCAAGTCCTATGCCAG GGACTTTAACTGCACTTCGGATGTGTTACCAAGGTTATGGTTACCCTTTGATGCTGTTCCTGGAAGAAGGAGGAGTGGTGACAGTCTGCAAAATCAATACACAGGAACCTGAGGAGACCCTGGACTTTGATTTCTGCAGCACCaatgttattaataaaattattctgcAGTCAGAGGGGCTCCGTGAAGCATTTTCTGAATTGGATATGACGAGTGAAGTCTTACAAATTACCATGTCTCCTGACAAGCCTTATTTCAG GTTATCTACTTTTGGAAATGCAGGAAGTTCCCACCTTGACTATCCCAAAGATTCTGATTTGATGGAAGCATTTCATTGTAATCAGACCCAAGTCAACAG aTACAAGATTTCCTTACTGAAACCCTCTACAAAGGCATTAGTCCTATCTTGTAAG ggtctcactttctcatccaggctggagtgcagtggcacaatctcggctcactgcagcctcgacctcctgggctcaagcaatctgccttcctctgcctcccagagtgctaggattacaggcaatgagccaccacacttggccccttATCATTTTCTTAATAACCTTTGCCTTTCTCTAGTTTacttattgtaa
- the RAD1 gene encoding cell cycle checkpoint protein RAD1 isoform X2, with translation MPLLTQQIQDEDDQYSLVASLDNVRNLSTILKAIHFREHATCFATKNGIKVTVENAKCVQANAFIQAGIFQEFKVQEESVTFRINLTVLLDCLSIFGSSPMPGTLTALRMCYQGYGYPLMLFLEEGGVVTVCKINTQEPEETLDFDFCSTNVINKIILQSEGLREAFSELDMTSEVLQITMSPDKPYFRLSTFGNAGSSHLDYPKDSDLMEAFHCNQTQVNRYKISLLKPSTKALVLSCKMEFCSRHPVWTAMAQSWLTATSTSQVQVIFLPQPPKHLGLQAPTTMPSLIFVFLVESRVGQAGLGTRDLR, from the exons ATGCCCCTTCTCACCCAACAGATCCAAGACGAGGATGATCAGTACAGCCTTGTGGCCAGCCTTGACAACGTTAGGAATCTCTCCACTATCTTGAAAGCTATTCATTTCCGAGAACATGCCACGTGTTTCGCAACTAAAAATGGTATCAAAGTAACAGTGGAAAATGCAAAGTGTGTGCAAGCAAATGCTTTTATTCAG GCTGGAATATTTCAGGAGTTTAAAGTTCAGGAAGAGTCTGTTACTTTTCGAATTAATTTAACTGTCCTTTTAGACTGTTTATCTATTTTTGGATCAAGTCCTATGCCAG GGACTTTAACTGCACTTCGGATGTGTTACCAAGGTTATGGTTACCCTTTGATGCTGTTCCTGGAAGAAGGAGGAGTGGTGACAGTCTGCAAAATCAATACACAGGAACCTGAGGAGACCCTGGACTTTGATTTCTGCAGCACCaatgttattaataaaattattctgcAGTCAGAGGGGCTCCGTGAAGCATTTTCTGAATTGGATATGACGAGTGAAGTCTTACAAATTACCATGTCTCCTGACAAGCCTTATTTCAG GTTATCTACTTTTGGAAATGCAGGAAGTTCCCACCTTGACTATCCCAAAGATTCTGATTTGATGGAAGCATTTCATTGTAATCAGACCCAAGTCAACAG aTACAAGATTTCCTTACTGAAACCCTCTACAAAGGCATTAGTCCTATCTTGTAAG atggagttttgctctcgtcacCCAGtttggactgcaatggcacaatcttggctcactgcaacctccacctcccaggttcaagtgattttcctgcctcagcctcccaagcacctgggattacaggcacccaccaccatgcccagcttaatttttgtatttttggtagagagccgtgttggccaggctggtcttggaactcgtgacctcaggtga